From the genome of Pseudomonas sp. PDM14:
TGCGCTTCAGCGGCAGGACGTGCGGTGCGTGCAGGCGTTTTTCCAGGGTGGCGACGAAGGCGCGGGCTTCGCTCTCGCTGGTGAAGCTCACGCCATGCTGGTCCATCTGCACCTGCCAGCGTTGCCCCTGGGCGGTCTGCAGCGGTTTGATCAGGATGTTCATCGGTGGCCTCCGTTGATTGCGGAGGTTGCAGTGTAGTGCGCCCGGGGCGGTTGCTGCTGACCTGTGTCAACCCACCGACTGATGGTCGTTGCGCAGCCAGTTGACCAGGTGGACGGCGCTTAGCGGGCGGCTGAACAGGTAGCCCTGGCACTGCTCGCAGCCCAATTCGCGCAGGGCCTGCAATTGCTCATTGGTTTCCACGCCCTCGGCCAGCACGCGCAGCTTGAGGTTGCGCGCCAGGCCGATGATGGTGGCGACGATCTCCAGGTTGCCCTGATCCTCCGGGACGCCGTGCATGAAGCTCTGGTCGATCTTCAGCTTGTCCAGCGGGAAGCGCCGCAGGTAGGCCAGCGACGAATAGCCGGTGCCGAAGTCGTCGATGGCCAGCTTCAGCCCCAGCGCCTTGAGCGCGATCAGCGTCTCGCGCGCCTGCTCGACGTTGTCCATCAGTGCGCCTTCGGTGATTTCCAGCTCCAGGCAGGCGGCTGGCAGGCCACTGTCGGCGAGGGCGTCGCGCACCTGTTTGAGCAGGTCGGCCTGGCGGAACTGGCGTGGTGACAGGTTGACCGCCAGGGACTGCAGCGTCAGGCCCTGCTGGCGCCAGAACTGCATCTGCCGGCAGGCCTCGCGCAGCACCCAGTTGCCGATCGGCACGATCAGTCCGGTTTCCTCGGCCAGGGGAATGAAGGTGGCCGGGGAAATCATGCCCTGCTCGCTGTTCCAGCGCAGCAGCGCTTCCACGCCGATCGGTGCGCCGCTGGCACTGTCCAGCAGCGGTTGGTAGTGCAGGCTGAATTCGTTGCGTTTGAGCGCCTGGCGCAGCTGCGCCTCCATGGCCAGGCGGGTGTGCGCCTGGTGGGTCAGGCCCTGGGTGTAGAAGCGGAAGGTATTGCGCCCTTCGAGCTTGGCCTGGTGCAGGGCCGCGTCGGCGTTGCGCAGCAATTCTTCGCTGGACAGGCCGTCGTCCGGGTACAGGCTGATGCCGATGCTGGCGCCCAGGTACACCTCGCGGCCATTGTTCAGTTGCAGCGGGCGCTCCAGCAGGTCGAGCAGGTTGCGCGCGATACTCGCCGCTTCCTCTGGGCGCTGCAGGTTTTCCAGCACCACGAGGAATTCGTCGCTGCTCAACCGCGCCAGGGTGTCCTCGTTGCGCAGGCGCTGCTGCAGGCGCCGGGCCACGGCGATCAGCAGTTCGTCGCCGGTCTTGTGGCCGAGGCCTTCGTTGATGGTCTTGAAGTGGTCGAGGTCGAAGAACAGCACGGCGACCCGTTCGCTGTGGCGCTGCGCATGCTCCAGGGCATGGTTGAGACGCTCGCTGGCGTACAGGCGGTTGGGCAGGTCGGTGAGGGTGTCGAAGTGGACCAGATGCGCCAGACGCTCCTGGCTGTCGCGGTACTGGCTGAGGTCGGTGAAGCTGAGCACGTACTGCGGTTGCTGCGGGTCGCCGTCGCGCACGCGACTGATGGTCAACCAGAAGGGAAAGGGCGCGCCATCCTGGCGGGTGCCGGTGAGTTCGCCCTGCCAGTGACCGCTTTCTTCGACCTTGCGCCATAGCGTGCGGTAGCGCGCGCGCTCCACACTGTTGCCCGGGTAGAGCGGCAGGCGCTTGCCCACTGCCTGCTGCGCGCTGAGGCCGGTGATGGCGCTGAATGCCGGGTTGCTGGCGATCACGCGGCGGCGTGCATCGACGATGGCCACGGCCTCCTGGGTGCTGTCGAACACCGTGGCGGCCTGGTGCAGGGCCTGCTCCTGTTCCTTGCGCAGGGTGATGTCCTCGACCACCGAGATGAAGTAGTTGGGCGAGCCGTTGGTGTGGCGCACCAGGGTCGCGCTGAGGTTGGCCCAGAACAGTTCGCCGTCACGGCGGCGATAGCGTTTCTCCAGGCTGTAGCTGGTCACGTCGCCGGCCAGCAGGTGCTGGATCTGTTCGAGGTCACTGTGCAGGTCGTCGGGGTGGGTGATTTCCTGGAAGGTCAGTTCGAGCAGTTCCTCGCGGCTGTAGCCGAGCATCTTGCACAGGCGCTGGTTGACC
Proteins encoded in this window:
- a CDS encoding PAS domain S-box protein; this translates as MRQTVFSRPMRLAVIYILFSVLWILLSDQLLLLMVHDQVTLAELQTYKGLIFVAASSVLLLLIARHDQRTQQLLQDSLRQRALQLQQTQREAGLGTWEFDGRFCWSAEALRLLARPDEDNICTTDELLAWLHPADRNAVYRGLQTLLEGGSQLLVNARLNLPSSESTVWLMLRGSLQPGGHAHGTLQNISTQKRDELALRESEQRFRQLFEQTPRIAVQGYDRERRVIFWNQASAQLYGYSMAEAMGRHIEDLIIPPAMRHQVISEITSWMIGGPPIPAAELTLQRRDGSEAHVYSSHLLLRNARNQLEMYCVDIDLGEQKRTHGELEASEARYRELVEQLHEAIFLTDSSGRLTLLNPTWETITGYSIRESLGRSLLDFLADDEQQVGHEISRILARQSNSWQGETRLREVDGQHRWISLRLAAGAQYGLGLRGSFSDIHERRQTHALQEARNAVLDQLLAQQPLQRTLDDMVLRLQRLNPEMLVSVMLLDKGQLNLISAPSLPNSYSRAVDGIAAQTQTGSCGHAAATGELAIAEDLQQHPHWQAYRELTAQAGLRACWSLPFKNDQGEVLGTFGVYYRRVAHPAPGDIALVTEFTRLAGLAVRQHQRDKERLQSELRFRATFEQAAVGIAHLAPDGHWLRVNQRLCKMLGYSREELLELTFQEITHPDDLHSDLEQIQHLLAGDVTSYSLEKRYRRRDGELFWANLSATLVRHTNGSPNYFISVVEDITLRKEQEQALHQAATVFDSTQEAVAIVDARRRVIASNPAFSAITGLSAQQAVGKRLPLYPGNSVERARYRTLWRKVEESGHWQGELTGTRQDGAPFPFWLTISRVRDGDPQQPQYVLSFTDLSQYRDSQERLAHLVHFDTLTDLPNRLYASERLNHALEHAQRHSERVAVLFFDLDHFKTINEGLGHKTGDELLIAVARRLQQRLRNEDTLARLSSDEFLVVLENLQRPEEAASIARNLLDLLERPLQLNNGREVYLGASIGISLYPDDGLSSEELLRNADAALHQAKLEGRNTFRFYTQGLTHQAHTRLAMEAQLRQALKRNEFSLHYQPLLDSASGAPIGVEALLRWNSEQGMISPATFIPLAEETGLIVPIGNWVLREACRQMQFWRQQGLTLQSLAVNLSPRQFRQADLLKQVRDALADSGLPAACLELEITEGALMDNVEQARETLIALKALGLKLAIDDFGTGYSSLAYLRRFPLDKLKIDQSFMHGVPEDQGNLEIVATIIGLARNLKLRVLAEGVETNEQLQALRELGCEQCQGYLFSRPLSAVHLVNWLRNDHQSVG